The proteins below come from a single Miscanthus floridulus cultivar M001 chromosome 1, ASM1932011v1, whole genome shotgun sequence genomic window:
- the LOC136465677 gene encoding uncharacterized protein, producing the protein MPSRLICSSSSLIQMLIKNNRAIRHPLSDGPCAVLQYADDTIVVVRADADSARHLKRVLDTFAAATGLAINFSKSTVNTMNVAEDHLQSLVTALHCRQGTFPQTYLGAFLWSGSDRTTDAQCLIAWENVCALKEDGGLGVKRLETQNAALLLKLIHRLHHPGSSAWERWATSQTALSDQSGCLARAHWTALRQLLPAYQKMMTVRVGDGSSTDF; encoded by the exons ATGCCCTCTCGCCTTATCTGTTCCTCCTCGTCGCTGATCCAGATGCTGATCAAGAACAACCGCGCCATCAGACACCCACTCTCGGACGGTCCATGCGCCGTCCTCCAGTACGCCGACGACACCATTGTGGTGGTCCGAGCGGACGCTGACTCTGCTCGGCATCTGAAGAGGGTTCTGGACACTTTTGCTGCGGCGACGGGGCTCGCCATCAATTTCTCCAAGAGCACCGTCAACACCATGAATGTCGCCGAAGACCATCTTCAAAGCCTGGTGACCGCGCTCCACTGCCGACAAGGAACATTCCCACAGACCTACCTTGG GGCCTTCCTGTGGTCTGGGTCCGACCGCACAACCGACGCCCAATGCCTCATCGCCTGGGAAAATGTATGCGCGCTGAAAGAAGACGGGGgcctcggcgtcaaacgcctagAGACCCAGAACGCCGCCCTGCTCCTCAAGCTAATACACCGCCTGCATCACCCCGGCAGCTCCGCCTGGGAGCGCTGGGCGACGTCCCAGACCGCGCTCTCGGACCAGAGCGGCTGCCTTGCTAGGGCTCACTGGACCGCGCTCCGCCAGCTGCTGCCGGCGTACCAGAAGATGATGACGGTGAGGGTAGGCGACGGCAGCTCCACCGACTTCTAG
- the LOC136465686 gene encoding leucine-rich repeat extensin-like protein 5, with amino-acid sequence MLLLQAGSSSRQPAPGQWQGVGPPNIQIHPQQGPEFPYPFNFHLPPGFRIPPNMNSQLLQVGPECPIPVPPPTPPPWVGPGFGAELRVQLGPPVRGPVHLYGSPALYPPPGVTTMVIPRRSSGLYPPPGVTIRHPPTSNGDPPPPPEQPARTRVTITAPPASEGPRQPEATPPEQTVQSKVTIKAPPAGEGSSSSPSKQREQPETRPSQPVPLPLPRVPTFWWPPSAEEDALFTERLHGPSRRSRRLPVFEDICPGDEPSQPPPPPPPPTSQPPLPPPPPPPPPPSHPPPPPPPPPPESP; translated from the coding sequence ATGCTTCTTCTACAGGCGGGATCCTCGAGCCGGCAGCCAGCGCCAGGGCAATGGCAAGGAGTCGGTCCGCCCAACATCCAGATCCATCCCCAGCAGGGGCCGGAGTTCCCCTACCCCTTCAACTTCCATCTGCCGCCGGGCTTCCGCATCCCCCCGAACATGAACTCCCAGCTGCTGCAGGTCGGACCGGAGTGTCCCATCCCGGTGCCCCCGCCGACCCCGCCTCCGTGGGTGGGACCGGGATTCGGTGCCGAACTGAGGGTGCAACTGGGACCACCCGTCCGAGGACCCGTGCACCTGTACGGGTCACCTGCGCTCTACCCGCCGCCCGGCGTCACCACCATGGTCATCCCCAGGAGGTCCTCAGGACTCTACCCGCCGCCCGGCGTCACCATCCGCCACCCCCCAACCAGCAACGgagacccgccgccgccgccggagcagccCGCACGCACCAGGGTCACCATCACGGCCCCACCAGCCAGCGAAGGACCCAGGCAGCCGGAGGCAACGCCGCCGGAGCAGACGGTACAATCCAAGGTCACCATCAAGGCCCCGCCGGCCGGCGAAGGGAGCTCGTCGTCGCCGTCCAAGCAGCGGGAGCAGCCCGAGACGCGTCCGTCCCAGCCGGTGCCGTTGCCGCTGCCGCGTGTGCCGACGTTCTGGTGGCCCCCGAGTGCAGAGGAGGACGCCCTCTTCACCGAGAGGCTTCATGGCCCCAGCCGCCGTTCCAGGAGGCTGCCCGTGTTCGAGGACATCTGCCCCGGAGACGAACCTAGCCAaccccctcctcctccgcctcctccgacAAGCCAaccccctctgcctcctcctcctcctcctcctcctcctccaagccacccccctccgcctccgccgccgccgcctcctgagAGCCCGTGA
- the LOC136498189 gene encoding uncharacterized protein, translating into MAEAEVDARATGDEGRGGGGGSVAEDGQPAAAKGGAVTAVLLALLVASVAAFLTSSLPRPGDGDGVGEGVGKGVQGAVGRAGEVAGKRAEPVELAVGDAVGIPGFNSRLDAFRTWAALKWMKLRRPRADEPRYDAAAAGSAGSVADAAKRSFEMGKETVEQAAATTVRATRDAAETAKEKVKGAASPPDGAEL; encoded by the exons ATGGCCGAGGCCGAAGTCGACGCCAGGGCCACGGGCGACgagggccgcggcggcggcggcggcagcgtcgCGGAAGACGGGCAGCCGGCGGCAGCGAAGGGGGGCGCCGTGACAGCCGTCCTGCTGGCGTTGCTGGTGGCCTCCGTGGCGGCGTTCCTGACGTCGTCGTTACCGCGCCCCGGCGACGGCGATGGAGTCGGCGAGGGCGTCGGCAAGGGGGTGCAGGGAGCTGTCGGCAGGGCGGGGGAGGTAGCAGGGAAGCGCGCCGAGCCCGTCGAGCTTGCGGTCGGCGACGCCGTCGGCATCCCGGGGTTCAACAGCCGGCTGGACGCGTTCCGCACCTGGGCGGCGCTGAAGTGGATGAAGCTCCGGCGGCCGCGCGCCGACGAGCCCAG gtacgacgccgccgccgccgggagcGCCGGCTCTGTGGCCGACGCCGCGAAGAGGAGCTTCGAGATGGGCAAGGAGAcggtggagcaggcggcggcgACCACGGTGAGGGCCACGCGGGACGCCGCGGAGACGGCCAAGGAAAAGGTGAAGGGAGCAGCCTCGCCGCCCGACGGCGCTGAACTCTGA